In one Leishmania braziliensis MHOM/BR/75/M2904 complete genome, chromosome 32 genomic region, the following are encoded:
- a CDS encoding putative ras-related protein rab-2a: MAQSNYVFKYIIIGDSGVGKSCLLLQFTDKRFEPLHDLTIGVEFGARLISIQGRSVKLQIWDTAGQESFRSITRSYYRGASGALLVYDVTRRDTFTHLQSWLEDAKANANTALVIMLIGNKCDLDSKRQVSREEGEAFARSNGLMFMETSAKTSKNVDDAFLQTAALIYDNVQLGVIDASVVSGRPGMPTSNTHTANVNANNNNNNSSSCAC; encoded by the coding sequence ATGGCGCAGAGCAACTACGTATTCAAGTACATCATTATTGGCGACAGCGGAGTTGGTAAGAGCTGTCTGCTGCTCCAGTTCACTGACAAACGCTTCGAGCCGCTACACGACTTGACGATCGGCGTAGAGTTTGGTGCGCGGCTCATCTCTATTCAAGGGAGGAGCGTCAAGCTGCAGATTTGGGATACGGCAGGCCAGGAAAGCTTCCGTAGCATCACCCGCAGCTACTACCGTGGTGCTAGCGGGGCACTGCTCGTCTACGACGTCACTCGACGCGACACTTTCACGCACCTGCAGAGTTGGCTGGAGGATGCCAAGGCGAACGCAAATACGGCACTCGTGATTATGCTGATTGGCAACAAGTGCGACCTCGATAGCAAACGTCAGGTGAGCcgcgaggaaggagaggcgtTTGCGCGCAGCAATGGGCTGATGTTTATGGAGACAAGCGCCAAGACATCAAAGAACGTCGACGATGCTTTCCTGCAGACGGCAGCGCTCATCTACGACAATGTGCAGCTCGGAGTGATCGATGCATCCGTCGTCTCTGGGCGTCCAGGGATGCCTACAAGCAATACGCATACGGCGAACGTGAAtgccaacaacaacaacaacaacagcagcagctgtgcctgCTAG
- a CDS encoding ABC transporter-like protein: MSTAKLADSNSPSVPMVSSPTTAPAEEAVDTWQLVRFAYRYMVCEQRIILVSSFFMACATLLSISIPALAEEIVSYGMETITKTLNGVSHTVEDSRATSPAAAPGVYGLGMSAEGADQFSFLGLGALSERICKPLLPIFFAVLRVVCGAVVLGTGAEAAAWPSPYVEGILCRCLLMAMAIACYHATSLLAHLAAYYAGSGAQNALMKDSVHRILLTLHPERVTVVSAVKLAQLITASGRALSDTTGELLTNVLSQVMYTVGFFAVMLFLSYQLTLTILVGVVFVQCLFFFQGMSLHRQGCRVTAEEASVQSYIANVLQRSQTVLVFGCSDFVLSRMADRLAQVRRLTNSLNRSIHGYTAVSSGLTRLILVVALGLSNYYQQKGQLDIRHTILYFACFQSFVNTLASLSSSVSQLRATLGRLRTLHSILRWYSEPLVVTTGEDGAAATPEAVVDVQESASAAVDLDHVSFSYPVVPAFFSEVNGATGAGNAVAALEKHLGSAMGSQHSNGVSQVSFTAVVGGITVLYGPSGCGKSTCLRLLCGLVRPRTGTVHTQRRVVLLEQQHAIFIGTVAENILLTNLSDLGTSMADAGASKPMLPLGHVPQSPTAAAAFAELHRRVTDAAAKSGCASFLKSPFSTFIESVDHPQFSGGQLQRIALARVFARTDGYSLVLLDEPTTGLDRNAVELLLESIRELRDTHHKTVLISTHDHRVAEVADKVIDMSTSAVETR; the protein is encoded by the coding sequence ATGTCCACTGCGAAGTTGGCAGATTCGAATTCACCGTCGGTGCCGATGGTATCATCCCCGACGACGGCTCCCGCTGAGGAGGCTGTTGATACGTGGCAGCTCGTGCGGTTTGCTTACCGCTACATGGTATGTGAGCAGCGCATCATACTCGTCTCCAGCTTCTTCATGGCTTGCGCAACTCTGTTGAGCATTTCGATTCCGGCCCTCGCCGAAGAGATTGTGTCGTACGGCATGGAGACGATCACAAAGACTCTGAACGGTGTCTCGCACACTGTCGAGGACTCTCGTGCCACATCGCCGGCGGCAGCCCCGGGGGTGTACGGGCTTGGGATGTCTGCAGAGGGTGCGGATCAGTTCTCCTTTCTAGGCCTCGGTGCGCTCAGCGAGCGCATCTGCAAGCCGCTGCTTCCAATCTTTTTTGCTGTTTTGCGCGTTGTGTGCGGTGCTGTTGTTCTCGGAACTGGTGCAGAGGCCGCGGCGTGGCCATCTCCCTACGTTGAAGGAATTCTGTGCCGTTGCCTTCTCATGGCAATGGCGATCGCATGCTATCATGCGACTTCTCTGCTCGCTCATCTGGCCGCGTACTACGCGGGGTCGGGAGCGCAAAACGCTTTGATGAAGGACAGCGTACATCGTATTCTTCTTACCCTACACCCCGAGCGCGTCACAGTCGTGAGCGCGGTgaagctggcgcagctcatCACCGCCAGTGGACGAGCCTTGAGCGATACGACGGGTGAGCTGCTCACAAACGTGCTCTCGCAAGTAATGTACACAGTCGGCTTCTTTGCCGTAatgctctttctctcctatCAGCTGACCCTGACCATTCTAGTCGGTGTGGTGTTCGTTCAgtgtctctttttttttcaagggatgtcgctgcatcgccagGGCTGCCGCGTGACAGCTGAGGAGGCGAGCGTGCAGTCGTACATCGCGAACGTTCTGCAGCGCAGTCAGACCGTTCTCGTCTTTGGTTGCAGCGATTTTGTACTGAGTCGCATGGCAGACCGATTGGCGCAGGTACGGCGGCTCACAAACAGCCTTAACCGTAGCATCCACGGCTACACCGCCGTCAGCTCCGGCCTCACCCGTCTCATCCTTGTGGTGGCGCTCGGGCTGTCGAACTACTACCAGCAGAAGGGTCAGCTTGACATACGACACACAATCTTGTACTTTGCGTGCTTTCAATCGTTCGTAAACACACTTGCGTCGCTTTCATCTTCTGTGAGTCAGCTGCGCGCCACGCTCGGGCGTCTCAGGACGTTGCATTCGATACTGCGCTGGTACTCGGAGCCGCTCGTTGTCACCACGGGAGaggacggcgccgcggccacCCCCGAGGCCGTGGTCGACGTGCAGGAGTCCGCCTCGGCGGCTGTAGATCTGGATCACGTGAGTTTCTCATACCCAGTGGTGCCAGCTTTCTTCAGCGAGGTGAACGGCGCCACTGGTGCGGGCAACGCCGTAGCCGCTTTGGAGAAGCACCTGGGCAGCGCCATGGGCAGTCAGCACAGTAACGGCGTGTCGCAGGTGAGCTTCACGGCTGTTGTTGGGGGTATCACTGTGCTTTACGGTCCTAGCGGGTGTGGTAAGAGCACctgtctacggctgctgtGTGGTCTGGTGCGgccacgcacaggcacagtACACACACAGCGTAGAGTCGTGCTGttagagcagcagcacgcgatTTTCATCGGCACGGTGGCGGAGAACATTTTGCTTACCAATTTATCGGACTTGGGCACTAGTATGGCTGACGCAGGTGCGTCGAAACCCATGCTTCCACTGGGCCACGTTCCTCAGTCGCCaaccgctgcagcggctttCGCGGAATTGCATCGACGTGTCACggacgcggcggcgaagagcgGGTGCGCAAGTTTTCTAAAAAGCCCGTTCAGCACCTTCATCGAGAGCGTCGATCACCCACAGTTTAGCGgtggccagctgcagcgtaTCGCTTTGGCGCGAGTGTTCGCGCGGACGGACGGCTACTCGCTTGTTCTCCTAGATGAGCCTACCACTGGACTAGACCGGAACGCTGTGGAGTTGCTGCTGGAGAGCATCAGGGAACTGCGTGACACCCATCATAAGACGGTTCTGATTTCCACGCACGACCACCGTGTGGCGGAAGTCGCGGACAAAGTGATTGATATGTCTACGAGCGCAGTGGAGACACGATGA